In Gammaproteobacteria bacterium, a single window of DNA contains:
- a CDS encoding respiratory nitrate reductase subunit beta yields the protein MVMDLNKCLGCHTCTVACKTLWTQGDGMDYMWFNTVNTVPGKGTPKNWETMGGGFDAGGNARPGQLPGRNDYGEAWNFNHDEIYYEGKGGSTRLEILGEAPQWGPNWEEDEGGGTFPNSFHFYLPRICNHCTHPACKEACPRQAIEKREDDGIVTVDEDRCRGYRFCQAACPYKKIYFNHQKKVAQKCIFCFPRIDAGVAPACARQCPGRVRFVGYRDDPDAPIYKLVDKWKVALPLHPEYGTEPNVFYVPPIGPASFGADGDIDDNAPRIPDEYLVGLFGPKVLDALATVKAEREKMRVTGSSELMQLLIAYEWKDMFGGFDQDPAAASVVRWVE from the coding sequence ATGGTAATGGACCTGAACAAGTGTCTCGGATGCCACACCTGCACCGTGGCTTGCAAGACGCTTTGGACCCAGGGTGACGGCATGGACTACATGTGGTTCAACACCGTCAATACCGTTCCCGGCAAGGGCACGCCAAAAAACTGGGAAACGATGGGTGGTGGCTTCGATGCCGGCGGCAACGCCAGGCCTGGCCAGCTGCCCGGGCGAAACGATTACGGCGAGGCATGGAATTTCAACCACGACGAGATCTATTACGAGGGAAAGGGCGGCAGCACGCGCCTGGAGATCCTGGGCGAGGCACCCCAATGGGGCCCGAACTGGGAAGAGGACGAGGGTGGCGGCACATTTCCCAATTCGTTCCACTTCTACCTCCCGCGCATCTGCAATCACTGCACGCATCCGGCGTGCAAGGAAGCCTGCCCGCGCCAGGCCATAGAGAAGCGCGAGGACGACGGCATCGTCACGGTCGATGAGGATCGTTGCCGCGGCTACCGCTTCTGCCAGGCGGCTTGCCCGTACAAGAAAATCTACTTCAACCACCAGAAGAAAGTCGCGCAGAAATGCATCTTCTGTTTTCCCCGTATCGACGCCGGCGTTGCGCCGGCCTGTGCGCGGCAGTGCCCTGGCCGGGTGCGCTTCGTCGGGTATCGCGATGATCCCGATGCGCCCATCTACAAGTTGGTGGACAAGTGGAAAGTGGCGCTGCCCCTGCACCCCGAATACGGCACCGAGCCGAACGTGTTCTACGTCCCACCGATCGGTCCGGCCAGCTTCGGCGCCGATGGCGATATCGACGATAACGCACCGCGCATTCCCGATGAATACCTCGTGGGCCTCTTCGGTCCGAAGGTGCTGGATGCGTTGGCCACGGTCAAGGCCGAACGCGAGAAGATGCGTGTCACCGGCAGTTCAGAGCTGATGCAGCTGCTGATCGCCTACGAATGGAAGGACATGTTCGGTGGTTTTGACCAGGATCCCGCGGCGGCGTCCGTCGTGCGCTGGGTCGAATAG
- a CDS encoding helix-turn-helix transcriptional regulator, with translation MPRPTKPKPAALRKIAAKPAAGHSTRAANTPARKGRVGRPSRLSREMIIDAALKLLATHSVEEFTLAQVAKQLDTVSMALYNYFPSREALLVEVANHIGKQFTMPPPKPAQDWKTTLRDWLWTLRELGEKYPVIFKIAGVDGKTSAGWLRITRVPGRTLYDLGFRGKELVLHNWLFCLKAHALLHAEISDARFHSPVSLSRLEELEPEEQQHFLMLRPFQAQLTGSDVMEAGFADLVDNIERKLPIKARRRR, from the coding sequence ATGCCACGACCCACCAAGCCGAAACCTGCGGCGCTACGCAAGATCGCGGCCAAGCCTGCTGCCGGGCATTCCACGCGTGCGGCAAATACGCCGGCCCGCAAGGGCCGTGTCGGCCGCCCGAGCCGGCTGTCGCGGGAGATGATCATCGATGCCGCGCTGAAGTTGCTGGCGACGCACTCTGTCGAGGAGTTCACCCTGGCGCAGGTGGCCAAGCAACTCGACACCGTGTCGATGGCGCTCTACAACTACTTCCCGAGCCGCGAGGCGTTGCTCGTCGAAGTTGCCAATCACATCGGCAAGCAGTTCACCATGCCGCCGCCGAAGCCTGCACAGGACTGGAAAACGACGCTGCGTGACTGGCTGTGGACGCTGCGCGAACTCGGCGAGAAGTATCCGGTGATTTTCAAGATCGCCGGCGTCGACGGCAAGACCTCGGCCGGCTGGCTTCGTATCACGCGGGTCCCCGGGAGGACGCTCTACGACCTGGGCTTCCGCGGCAAGGAGCTGGTGCTCCACAACTGGCTCTTCTGCCTCAAGGCACACGCGCTGCTGCATGCGGAGATCAGTGACGCCCGGTTCCATTCACCGGTGTCGCTGTCGCGTCTCGAGGAGCTCGAACCCGAGGAGCAGCAACACTTCCTCATGTTGCGGCCGTTCCAGGCACAACTCACCGGCAGCGACGTGATGGAAGCGGGATTCGCCGACCTGGTGGACAACATCGAACGCAAGCTCCCGATCAAGGCAAGGCGGCGGCGCTGA